A section of the Mangifera indica cultivar Alphonso chromosome 12, CATAS_Mindica_2.1, whole genome shotgun sequence genome encodes:
- the LOC123192514 gene encoding tetraspanin-6 yields the protein MYRFSNTVIGFLNLFTLLASIPIIGGGLWMAKSSTTCEGFLQTPLLVVGFIVLVISLAGFIGACFHVAWALWVYLVVMLFLIATLMGLTIFGFVVTSQGGGVQVPGRVYKEYHLQDYSPWLRNRIKDPDYWRTIRSCILGSKTCAKIAVWTPLDYLERDMSPIQSGCCKPPTSCTYNTATMVAQDPDCYRWNNAPTMLCYECDSCKAGVLEDVRRDWRKLSVLNIVVLVFLIGIYSIGCCAFQNTRRAETEYPYGENRMTKVRPRWDYYWWRWWRDKREALY from the exons ATGTATCGATTTAGCAACACGGTTATCGGTTTCTTGAATCTTTTCACACTCCTAGCTTCGATTCCGATCATCGGTGGAGGCCTATGGATGGCGAAGAGTAGCACAACCTGTGAAGGCTTCCTTCAAACTCCGCTTCTAGTTGTGGGTTTCATTGTTCTTGTAATTTCTCTAGCAGGTTTCATTGGTGCATGTTTCCATGTTGCATGGGCGCTTTGGGTTTATTTAGTGGTGATGCTGTTTCTTATCGCCACCTTGATGGGTTTGACCATTTTTGGATTTGTGGTCACCAGCCAAGGCGGCGGAGTTCAAGTTCCCGGTAGGGTTTACAAAGAGTATCATCTTCAAGATTATTCTCCATGGTTGAGAAACAGAATCAAAGATCCTGATTATTGGAGAACTATTAGAAGCTGCATATTGGGTTCAAAAACTTGCGCCAAAATTGCCGTTTGGACCCCTCTTGATTATCTTGAGCGAGACATGTCTCCTATACAG TCTGGTTGTTGCAAGCCGCCAACTTCGTGTACATATAACACGGCAACAATGGTGGCACAAGATCCGGATTGTTACCGGTGGAACAATGCTCCGACGATGCTGTGCTACGAGTGTGACTCATGTAAAGCTGGAGTGCTTGAAGATGTGAGAAGGGATTGGCGAAAGCTCTCAGTTCTTAACATTGTGGTGCTAGTATTTCTCATTGGGATTTACTCAATCGGATGTTGTGCTTTTCAAAATACAAGAAGGGCAGAAACGGAGTACCCGTATGGAGAAAACCGGATGACCAAAGTCCGACCCAGATGGGACTACTATTG GTGGAGGTGGTGGAGGGACAAAAGAGAAGCACTTTATTAA
- the LOC123192446 gene encoding serine carboxypeptidase-like 27 has product MGHSLVFAICFLFLSLSPCLCSYLGDQKKDRINGLPGQPGNVDFNQYSGYITVNQQAGRALFYWLIESPVSRAAQSRPLVLWLNGGPGCSSVAYGASEEIGPFRIRPDGRTLYLNPYAWNNLANLLFLESPAGVGFSYTNISSDLYTAGDQRTAEDAYAFLVNWFERFPQYKHRDFYIAGESYAGHYVPQLSQIVYEKRKGIANPEINFKGFIVGNAVTDDYHDYIGTFEYWWTHGLISDSTYRILRAACESGSSEHQSMECIKAMRDAEREQGNIDPYSIFTQPCNKTESQRHNSRGHYPWMSRAYDPCTERYSQLYFNLPEVQKAMHANVTRISYPWRTCSDIVGNYWADSPLSMLPIYKELIAAGLKIWVFSGDTDAVVPVTATRYSIDALKLPTLINWYPWYDNGKVGGWSQVYKGLTFVTVRGAGHEVPLHRPRQAFILFRSFLGNKPMPR; this is encoded by the exons ATGGGGCATTCACTAGTCTTTGCTATAtgctttttgtttctttcattaAGTCCTTGTCTGTGTTCTTATTTGGGTGATCAAAAGAAAGACAGGATCAATGGGTTACCTGGTCAACCAggaaatgttgattttaatCAGTACTCAGGTTATATAACTGTAAACCAACAAGCTGGAAGGGCTTTGTTTTATTGGTTGATAGAGTCACCTGTTAGTCGTGCTGCTCAGTCAAGACCACTTGTTTTGTGGCTCAACGGAGGTCCCGGTTGCTCCTCTGTTGCTTATGGAGCATCTGAAGAGATTGGACCTTTTCGCATTAGGCCTGATGGGAGAACACTTTACTTAAATCCTTACGCTTGGAACAATT TGGCAAACTTGCTGTTCCTTGAATCTCCAGCTGGTGTTGGATTTTCGTATACAAATATTTCTTCGGATTTGTACACTGCTGGCGATCAGAGAACAG CTGAGGATGCATATGCTTTTCTTGTTAATTGGTTTGAACGGTTCCCACAGTACAAGCACAGAGATTTCTACATTGCCGGAGAAAGTTATGCAG gTCATTATGTTCCTCAGTTGTCTCAAATTGTCTACGAAAAGAGGAAGGGAATTGCCAATccagaaattaattttaaaggatttata GTTGGAAATGCCGTTACAGATGATTACCATGATTATATTGGCACTTTCGAGTACTGGTGGACTCATGGTCTGATATCAGACTCCACCTATCGGATCCTAAGAGCTGCTTGTGAGTCTGGATCCTCTGAGCATCAATCCATGGAGTGCATTAAGGCCATGAGAGATGCAGAGAGGGAGCAGGGAAACATTGATCCTTACAGCATTTTCACCCAGCCTTGCAATAAGACTGAGTCACAAAGGCACAACTCAAGGGGTCACTAT CCATGGATGTCCAGAGCTTACGATCCCTGCACTGAGCGATATTCTCAACTGTACTTTAATCTCCCTGAAGTTCAGAAGGCAATGCATGCAAATGTAACTAGAATTTCTTATCCATGGAGAACATGCAG tGATATTGTAGGAAACTACTGGGCTGATTCTCCACTCTCCATGCTTCCCATATATAAAGAACTCATTGCCGCAGGTCTCAAGATATGGGTATTCAG TGGTGATACCGATGCAGTTGTTCCTGTTACAGCCACTCGATACTCTATCGATGCATTAAAGCTACCGACTTTAATCAACTGGTATCCTTGGTACGACAATGGGAAG GTTGGCGGGTGGAGCCAAGTATACAAAGGGCTGACATTTGTAACGGTGAGGGGTGCAGGACATGAGGTTCCCCTTCATCGTCCTCGACAAGCTTTTATTCTTTTCCGATCATTTTTGGGGAACAAGCCGATGCCAAGATAA